One Rosa chinensis cultivar Old Blush chromosome 5, RchiOBHm-V2, whole genome shotgun sequence genomic region harbors:
- the LOC112202807 gene encoding uncharacterized protein LOC112202807 isoform X4, translated as MDKMDTSNGIAWFGNIFQKFEDMYHDVDELVKQAESQLVTVGANVKNFFAELDLIGDAVPQSSVDKKPGAAPGTSVVQKTDDAVSIKSLEGTDGGCGDGVHIGSVESVKSVSSGLSLEQVSDNQTPDKKDSINANQEIGLDIGAKLLIPASDDVGECNSFTEAEDRSTNLVDMSSKFSDEKKDSSNANEEIGLDSGAKLLIPALDDIGGFNSFMETEDRSRNLVDLCSKISDDMRLSNALEMDILCKKSTADLFDLVQVILQLICPYLQQSPRGLNCMIVLVVMNQRQPCIFPELSQTMMLPARACKLWDH; from the exons ATGGATAAAATGGACACTTCTAATGGCATAGCATGGTTTGGGAACATTTTCCAGAAGTTTGAAGATATGTACCATGATGTGGATGAACTAGTGAAGCAG GCTGAAAGCCAGTTGGTGACAGTGGGTGCCAATGTTAAAAACTTTTTTGCAGAGTTAGACTTAATAGGAGATGCAGTCCCTCAATCTTCGGTGGATAAAAAGCCAGGGGCTGCTCCTGGTACATCTGTGGTACAGAAGACTGATGATGCAGTCAGTATAAAGTCACTGGAGGGCACTGATGGAGGCTGTGGTGATGGAGTCCACATAGGTTCTGTGGAATCTGTTAAGAGCGTTTCTTCTGGTTTATCATTGGAACAAGTTAGTGATAATCAGACACCTGACAAGAAAGATTCAATCAATGCTAATCAAGAAATTGGATTGGATATTGGAGCCAAATTGTTAATTCCAGCCTCAGATGATGTAGGAGAGTGTAACTCTTTCACGGAGGCAGAGGACAGAAGTACAAACCTTGTCGATATGtcttcaaaattttcagatGAGAAGAAAGACTCGAGCAATGCAAATGAAGAAATTGGATTGGACAGTGGAGCCAAGTTGTTAATTCCAGCCTTGGATGATATTGGAGGGTTTAACTCTTTCATGGAAACAGAGGACAGAAGTAGAAACCTTGTTGATTTGTGTTCAAAAATTTCAGATGACATGCGACTCTCTAACGCTCTTGAAATGGATATTCTCTGTAAGAAAAGCACTGCAG ATTTGTTTGACCTTGTCCAGGTAATACTGCAGCTAATTTGCCCATATTTGCAACAGAGCCCGAGGGGCTTGAACTGTATGATAGTTCTAGTTGTGATGAATCAGAGACAACCATGCATTTTCCCGGAACTG AGCCAGACAATGATGTTACCGGCTCGGGCTTGCAAACTTTGGGATCATTGA
- the LOC112203025 gene encoding cysteine proteinase inhibitor 1-like, with protein MMRPICLLLSLFLFGFLLAVGAVSFDASFGPVIGARLPFNINDPEVKEIAEFAVSEFNKQSGKTLVFQRVVSGLDQVVEGMSYYLVIAVRDESLPTSPILNYECHVWDRPWLNFRKLESFHQVN; from the coding sequence ATGATGCGTCCAATCTGCCTcctcctctccctctttctctttggttttctcCTCGCCGTTGGTGCTGTTTCCTTCGATGCTTCCTTCGGTCCGGTAATTGGTGCACGCCTGCCCTTTAACATCAACGACCCCGAGGTGAAAGAGATCGCCGAGTTTGCTGTCTCCGAGTTCAATAAGCAATCCGGGAAAACGTTGGTGTTCCAGAGAGTGGTCAGTGGCCTTGATCAGGTTGTAGAAGGAATGAGTTATTATCTTGTCATTGCGGTCAGGGATGAGTCCTTGCCTACTAGCCCAATTCTGAATTATGAGTGTCATGTCTGGGATAGACCTTGGCTGAATTTCAGGAAACTGGAATCCTTCCATCAAGTTAATTAG
- the LOC112202807 gene encoding uncharacterized protein LOC112202807 isoform X3 yields the protein MDKMDTSNGIAWFGNIFQKFEDMYHDVDELVKQAESQLVTVGANVKNFFAELDLIGDAVPQSSVDKKPGAAPGTSVVQKTDDAVSIKSLEGTDGGCGDGVHIGSVESVKSVSSGLSLEQVSDNQTPDKKDSINANQEIGLDIGAKLLIPASDDVGECNSFTEAEDRSTNLVDMSSKFSDEKKDSSNANEEIGLDSGAKLLIPALDDIGGFNSFMETEDRSRNLVDLCSKISDDMRLSNALEMDILCKKSTADLFDLVQVILQLICPYLQQSPRGLNCMIVLVVMNQRQPCIFPELKSQTMMLPARACKLWDH from the exons ATGGATAAAATGGACACTTCTAATGGCATAGCATGGTTTGGGAACATTTTCCAGAAGTTTGAAGATATGTACCATGATGTGGATGAACTAGTGAAGCAG GCTGAAAGCCAGTTGGTGACAGTGGGTGCCAATGTTAAAAACTTTTTTGCAGAGTTAGACTTAATAGGAGATGCAGTCCCTCAATCTTCGGTGGATAAAAAGCCAGGGGCTGCTCCTGGTACATCTGTGGTACAGAAGACTGATGATGCAGTCAGTATAAAGTCACTGGAGGGCACTGATGGAGGCTGTGGTGATGGAGTCCACATAGGTTCTGTGGAATCTGTTAAGAGCGTTTCTTCTGGTTTATCATTGGAACAAGTTAGTGATAATCAGACACCTGACAAGAAAGATTCAATCAATGCTAATCAAGAAATTGGATTGGATATTGGAGCCAAATTGTTAATTCCAGCCTCAGATGATGTAGGAGAGTGTAACTCTTTCACGGAGGCAGAGGACAGAAGTACAAACCTTGTCGATATGtcttcaaaattttcagatGAGAAGAAAGACTCGAGCAATGCAAATGAAGAAATTGGATTGGACAGTGGAGCCAAGTTGTTAATTCCAGCCTTGGATGATATTGGAGGGTTTAACTCTTTCATGGAAACAGAGGACAGAAGTAGAAACCTTGTTGATTTGTGTTCAAAAATTTCAGATGACATGCGACTCTCTAACGCTCTTGAAATGGATATTCTCTGTAAGAAAAGCACTGCAG ATTTGTTTGACCTTGTCCAGGTAATACTGCAGCTAATTTGCCCATATTTGCAACAGAGCCCGAGGGGCTTGAACTGTATGATAGTTCTAGTTGTGATGAATCAGAGACAACCATGCATTTTCCCGGAACTG AAGAGCCAGACAATGATGTTACCGGCTCGGGCTTGCAAACTTTGGGATCATTGA
- the LOC112203022 gene encoding cysteine proteinase inhibitor 1: MRPICLLLSLFLFAFLLAVGNVSVEGLETSAPWPVDINDAEVKEIAEFAVSEFNKQSRKMLVFQKVVSGLGQDVAGVTYDLVIAVRDESLPSSPIVNYASYVWERSWENFRKLESFHQVN; the protein is encoded by the coding sequence ATGCGTCCAATCTGCCTcctcctctccctctttctctttgCTTTCCTCCTCGCCGTTGGCAATGTTTCTGTCGAAGGTCTAGAAACTAGTGCACCCTGGCCCGTTGATATCAACGACGCCGAGGTGAAAGAGATTGCGGAGTTTGCTGTCTCCGAGTTCAATAAGCAATCCCGAAAAATGTTGGTGTTCCAGAAAGTGGTCAGTGGCCTTGGTCAGGACGTAGCAGGAGTGACTTATGATCTTGTCATTGCGGTCAGGGATGAGTCCTTGCCTAGTAGCCCAATTGTGAATTATGCGTCTTATGTCTGGGAAAGATCTTGGGAGAATTTCAGGAAACTGGAATCCTTCCATCAAGTTAATTAA
- the LOC112202806 gene encoding uncharacterized protein YNL011C isoform X1: MAGSWLGPFPSPFLTLNLPQFPFSTRSHSMSTLRSQNPNPSCSSIPNPTPAAQPSLLVFSGGTAFNGVVEDLKTFTTRVAHVLPVSDDGGSTAEIVRVLGGPAVGDIRSRCLRLADKSTSEAVAVRQLLGHRLPLDARQAKSEWYDIVEGEHNLWTGVSKPYRETIRTFLVYFQNQILRRSDESFCFSNGSIGNFFFAGARVFFRSLDAAIFLFSRVSDIPSESLVLPVISTNDRLTLGCELSDGTIIRGQNEISHPTKGYMALVNKGNSSAPALSSRIKRVFYMSSEGQNLLHEVFPAPNPAVMDQLRNVDCIVYAMGSLFTSVCPSLVLIGIGEIISSRSCPKVLLLNGTHDRETSGFSASCFVTAITDALNRTYGAPHNCLKNLPSHYINTLLVPKDGEIPVNVQCLADQGIFEVIVVDSVHDPKVGVVFDPKSLIQALDDLIGRHMPTNVTVV; the protein is encoded by the exons ATGGCGGGGAGTTGGTTGGGTCCCTTTCCCTCTCCGTTTCTTACTCTCAATCTTCCCCAGTTTCCCTTCTCCACCAGATCTCACTCCATGTCGACTCTCCgctcccaaaaccctaacccttccTGCTCCTCCATTCCCAATCCCACCCCCGCCGCCCAGCCTTCCCTCCTCGTCTTCTCCGGCGGCACCGCCTTCAACGGCGTCGTCGAGGACCTCAAGACTTTCACCACCCGCGTCGCCCACGTCCTTCCCGTTTCGGACGACGGAGGCAGCACCGCCGAGATCGTCCGCGTCCTTG GTGGTCCGGCCGTCGGAGATATACGGTCCAGGTGCTTGAGATTGGCCGATAAAAGCACCTCCGAGGCCGTCGCCGTCCGGCAATTGCTCGGTCATCGTTTACCGCTTGATGCACGCCAAGCCAAATCCGAATG GTATGATATTGTGGAAGGAGAACACAATTTATGGACAGGAGTATCAAAGCCCTATAGGGAAACCATTCGAACTTTTCTGGTTTATTTTCAGAATCAG ATTCTCCGTCGATCTGATGAATCGTTTTGCTTCAGTAATGGCAG CATTGGGAATTTCTTCTTTGCAGGAGCACGTGTATTTTTTCGGTCTTTGGATGCTgcaatatttttgttttctcgAGTGTCAGATATCCCATCAGAAAGTCTGGTTCTTCCAGTGATTTCTACTAATGACAGGCTTACATTAGGATGTGAATTATCG GATGGAACTATAATACGAGGGCAGAATGAAATTTCTCATCCAACCAAGGGATATATGGCACTTGTCAATAAG GGAAACTCTTCAGCTCCTGCACTCTCTTCGAGGATAAAGAGGGTATTCTACATGTCAAGTGAGGGCCAAAACTTGCTTCATGAG GTCTTCCCTGCTCCAAACCCAGCTGTGATGGATCAGCTACGTAATGTGGATTGCATTGTTTATGCCATGGGTTCTCTCTTTACTTCCGTTTGCCCATCACTG GTGTTAATTGGCATTGGGGAGATTATATCTTCAAGGTCCTGCCCCAAG GTACTTTTGTTAAACGGTACCCATGATCGAGAGACAAGTGGCTTCTCAGCTTCTTGCTTTGTAACTGCTATTACAGATGCACTAAATCGAACATATGGAGCCCCTCATAACTGTCTCAAAAACCTT CCCAGTCATTATATCAATACCCTCTTGGTGCCCAAAGATGGTGAGATACCTGTTAATGTTCAATGCTTAGCTGACCAAGGAATTTTTGAAGTG ATTGTTGTTGACTCTGTACATGATCCAAAAGTGGGTGTGGTATTTGACCCCAAGTCGTTAATACAAGCCCTTGATGATTTGATAGGCAGACACATGCCTACAAATGTTACAGTGGTCTAA
- the LOC112202807 gene encoding uncharacterized protein LOC112202807 isoform X2, with amino-acid sequence MDKMDTSNGIAWFGNIFQKFEDMYHDVDELVKQAESQLVTVGANVKNFFAELDLIGDAVPQSSVDKKPGAAPGTSVVQKTDDAVSIKSLEGTDGGCGDGVHIGSVESVKSVSSGLSLEQVSDNQTPDKKDSINANQEIGLDIGAKLLIPASDDVGECNSFTEAEDRSTNLVDMSSKFSDEKKDSSNANEEIGLDSGAKLLIPALDDIGGFNSFMETEDRSRNLVDLCSKISDDMRLSNALEMDILCKKSTAGNTAANLPIFATEPEGLELYDSSSCDESETTMHFPGTEPDNDVTGSGLQTLGSLNKVELGESCIVVDCTELECSSGEAVKRRSYKKKLRDAFVSRMRLLKKQNNDELRNSFATLTLPEKSNSPDYEFFESDWEIV; translated from the exons ATGGATAAAATGGACACTTCTAATGGCATAGCATGGTTTGGGAACATTTTCCAGAAGTTTGAAGATATGTACCATGATGTGGATGAACTAGTGAAGCAG GCTGAAAGCCAGTTGGTGACAGTGGGTGCCAATGTTAAAAACTTTTTTGCAGAGTTAGACTTAATAGGAGATGCAGTCCCTCAATCTTCGGTGGATAAAAAGCCAGGGGCTGCTCCTGGTACATCTGTGGTACAGAAGACTGATGATGCAGTCAGTATAAAGTCACTGGAGGGCACTGATGGAGGCTGTGGTGATGGAGTCCACATAGGTTCTGTGGAATCTGTTAAGAGCGTTTCTTCTGGTTTATCATTGGAACAAGTTAGTGATAATCAGACACCTGACAAGAAAGATTCAATCAATGCTAATCAAGAAATTGGATTGGATATTGGAGCCAAATTGTTAATTCCAGCCTCAGATGATGTAGGAGAGTGTAACTCTTTCACGGAGGCAGAGGACAGAAGTACAAACCTTGTCGATATGtcttcaaaattttcagatGAGAAGAAAGACTCGAGCAATGCAAATGAAGAAATTGGATTGGACAGTGGAGCCAAGTTGTTAATTCCAGCCTTGGATGATATTGGAGGGTTTAACTCTTTCATGGAAACAGAGGACAGAAGTAGAAACCTTGTTGATTTGTGTTCAAAAATTTCAGATGACATGCGACTCTCTAACGCTCTTGAAATGGATATTCTCTGTAAGAAAAGCACTGCAG GTAATACTGCAGCTAATTTGCCCATATTTGCAACAGAGCCCGAGGGGCTTGAACTGTATGATAGTTCTAGTTGTGATGAATCAGAGACAACCATGCATTTTCCCGGAACTG AGCCAGACAATGATGTTACCGGCTCGGGCTTGCAAACTTTGGGATCATTGAACAAGGTGGAGCTTGGTGAAAGTTGCATTGTAGTAGACTGTACTGAACTTGAATGCAGTTCTGGTGAAGCTGTTAAGCGCAGGTCTTACAAG AAAAAATTGAGGGACGCATTTGTTTCAAGAATGAGACTGTTGAAGAAGCAGAATAATGATGAACTGAGGAACAGTTTTGCAACACTCACACTCCCTGAGAAATCAAATTCGCCTGATTATGAATTTTTTGAATCCGACTGGGAAATTGTTTAG
- the LOC112202807 gene encoding uncharacterized protein LOC112202807 isoform X1 yields MDKMDTSNGIAWFGNIFQKFEDMYHDVDELVKQAESQLVTVGANVKNFFAELDLIGDAVPQSSVDKKPGAAPGTSVVQKTDDAVSIKSLEGTDGGCGDGVHIGSVESVKSVSSGLSLEQVSDNQTPDKKDSINANQEIGLDIGAKLLIPASDDVGECNSFTEAEDRSTNLVDMSSKFSDEKKDSSNANEEIGLDSGAKLLIPALDDIGGFNSFMETEDRSRNLVDLCSKISDDMRLSNALEMDILCKKSTAGNTAANLPIFATEPEGLELYDSSSCDESETTMHFPGTEEPDNDVTGSGLQTLGSLNKVELGESCIVVDCTELECSSGEAVKRRSYKKKLRDAFVSRMRLLKKQNNDELRNSFATLTLPEKSNSPDYEFFESDWEIV; encoded by the exons ATGGATAAAATGGACACTTCTAATGGCATAGCATGGTTTGGGAACATTTTCCAGAAGTTTGAAGATATGTACCATGATGTGGATGAACTAGTGAAGCAG GCTGAAAGCCAGTTGGTGACAGTGGGTGCCAATGTTAAAAACTTTTTTGCAGAGTTAGACTTAATAGGAGATGCAGTCCCTCAATCTTCGGTGGATAAAAAGCCAGGGGCTGCTCCTGGTACATCTGTGGTACAGAAGACTGATGATGCAGTCAGTATAAAGTCACTGGAGGGCACTGATGGAGGCTGTGGTGATGGAGTCCACATAGGTTCTGTGGAATCTGTTAAGAGCGTTTCTTCTGGTTTATCATTGGAACAAGTTAGTGATAATCAGACACCTGACAAGAAAGATTCAATCAATGCTAATCAAGAAATTGGATTGGATATTGGAGCCAAATTGTTAATTCCAGCCTCAGATGATGTAGGAGAGTGTAACTCTTTCACGGAGGCAGAGGACAGAAGTACAAACCTTGTCGATATGtcttcaaaattttcagatGAGAAGAAAGACTCGAGCAATGCAAATGAAGAAATTGGATTGGACAGTGGAGCCAAGTTGTTAATTCCAGCCTTGGATGATATTGGAGGGTTTAACTCTTTCATGGAAACAGAGGACAGAAGTAGAAACCTTGTTGATTTGTGTTCAAAAATTTCAGATGACATGCGACTCTCTAACGCTCTTGAAATGGATATTCTCTGTAAGAAAAGCACTGCAG GTAATACTGCAGCTAATTTGCCCATATTTGCAACAGAGCCCGAGGGGCTTGAACTGTATGATAGTTCTAGTTGTGATGAATCAGAGACAACCATGCATTTTCCCGGAACTG AAGAGCCAGACAATGATGTTACCGGCTCGGGCTTGCAAACTTTGGGATCATTGAACAAGGTGGAGCTTGGTGAAAGTTGCATTGTAGTAGACTGTACTGAACTTGAATGCAGTTCTGGTGAAGCTGTTAAGCGCAGGTCTTACAAG AAAAAATTGAGGGACGCATTTGTTTCAAGAATGAGACTGTTGAAGAAGCAGAATAATGATGAACTGAGGAACAGTTTTGCAACACTCACACTCCCTGAGAAATCAAATTCGCCTGATTATGAATTTTTTGAATCCGACTGGGAAATTGTTTAG
- the LOC112202806 gene encoding uncharacterized protein YNL011C isoform X2, whose amino-acid sequence MAGSWLGPFPSPFLTLNLPQFPFSTRSHSMSTLRSQNPNPSCSSIPNPTPAAQPSLLVFSGGTAFNGVVEDLKTFTTRVAHVLPVSDDGGSTAEIVRVLGGPAVGDIRSRCLRLADKSTSEAVAVRQLLGHRLPLDARQAKSEWYDIVEGEHNLWTGVSKPYRETIRTFLVYFQNQILRRSDESFCFSNGSIGNFFFAGARVFFRSLDAAIFLFSRVSDIPSESLVLPVISTNDRLTLGCELSDGTIIRGQNEISHPTKGYMALVNKGNSSAPALSSRIKRVFYMSSEGQNLLHEVFPAPNPAVMDQLRNVDCIVYAMGSLFTSVCPSLVLIGIGEIISSRSCPKVLLLNGTHDRETSGFSASCFVTAITDALNRTYGAPHNCLKNLSLYQYPLGAQRW is encoded by the exons ATGGCGGGGAGTTGGTTGGGTCCCTTTCCCTCTCCGTTTCTTACTCTCAATCTTCCCCAGTTTCCCTTCTCCACCAGATCTCACTCCATGTCGACTCTCCgctcccaaaaccctaacccttccTGCTCCTCCATTCCCAATCCCACCCCCGCCGCCCAGCCTTCCCTCCTCGTCTTCTCCGGCGGCACCGCCTTCAACGGCGTCGTCGAGGACCTCAAGACTTTCACCACCCGCGTCGCCCACGTCCTTCCCGTTTCGGACGACGGAGGCAGCACCGCCGAGATCGTCCGCGTCCTTG GTGGTCCGGCCGTCGGAGATATACGGTCCAGGTGCTTGAGATTGGCCGATAAAAGCACCTCCGAGGCCGTCGCCGTCCGGCAATTGCTCGGTCATCGTTTACCGCTTGATGCACGCCAAGCCAAATCCGAATG GTATGATATTGTGGAAGGAGAACACAATTTATGGACAGGAGTATCAAAGCCCTATAGGGAAACCATTCGAACTTTTCTGGTTTATTTTCAGAATCAG ATTCTCCGTCGATCTGATGAATCGTTTTGCTTCAGTAATGGCAG CATTGGGAATTTCTTCTTTGCAGGAGCACGTGTATTTTTTCGGTCTTTGGATGCTgcaatatttttgttttctcgAGTGTCAGATATCCCATCAGAAAGTCTGGTTCTTCCAGTGATTTCTACTAATGACAGGCTTACATTAGGATGTGAATTATCG GATGGAACTATAATACGAGGGCAGAATGAAATTTCTCATCCAACCAAGGGATATATGGCACTTGTCAATAAG GGAAACTCTTCAGCTCCTGCACTCTCTTCGAGGATAAAGAGGGTATTCTACATGTCAAGTGAGGGCCAAAACTTGCTTCATGAG GTCTTCCCTGCTCCAAACCCAGCTGTGATGGATCAGCTACGTAATGTGGATTGCATTGTTTATGCCATGGGTTCTCTCTTTACTTCCGTTTGCCCATCACTG GTGTTAATTGGCATTGGGGAGATTATATCTTCAAGGTCCTGCCCCAAG GTACTTTTGTTAAACGGTACCCATGATCGAGAGACAAGTGGCTTCTCAGCTTCTTGCTTTGTAACTGCTATTACAGATGCACTAAATCGAACATATGGAGCCCCTCATAACTGTCTCAAAAACCTT TCATTATATCAATACCCTCTTGGTGCCCAAAGATGGTGA